From a single Candidatus Tanganyikabacteria bacterium genomic region:
- a CDS encoding fumarate hydratase, producing the protein MAAKEFHYQDSFPLGPDTTRYRLVSKHGVSVAEFDGKQILKVDPDVLTLLARQAFRDVSFMLRPEHNESVARILTDAEASPNDKGVAIAMLRNAEVAVEFQLPICQDTGTATVMGKKGQQVWTGVDDAEYLSRGIYQTYTEESLRYSQTVALDMYREINTGTNLPAQIDLYATPGMEYKFLFVAKGGGSANKTYLFQETKALLTPERLFGFLVEKMKTLGTAACPPYHLAFVIGGTSAEACLKTVKLASTRYYDALPTEGNEHGQAFRDLELEQRLLEAAYGIGIGAQFGGKYFAHDVRVIRLPRHGASCPVGMGVSCSADRNIKAKINADGVWVEELDRNPGRLIPDSYRGQHGHGFRIDLDQGMRAVLAELTKHPVATPVLLNGTIVVGRDIAHAKFKELLDAGKPLPQYLMDYPIYYAGPAKTPEGKASGSFGPTTAGRMDSYVDLLQAHGASLVMIAKGNRSQQVTDACKKYGGFYLGSIGGPAALLAEENIRRVECIDFPELGMEAVWKIDVVDFPAFILVDDKGNDFFKQL; encoded by the coding sequence ATGGCCGCCAAGGAGTTCCACTACCAGGATTCGTTCCCGCTGGGCCCCGACACCACCAGGTACCGCCTGGTCTCGAAGCACGGGGTCAGCGTCGCGGAGTTCGACGGAAAGCAGATTCTCAAGGTCGACCCCGACGTGCTCACCCTGCTGGCCAGACAGGCCTTTCGCGACGTGTCGTTCATGCTGCGGCCCGAGCACAACGAATCGGTCGCGCGGATCCTGACCGACGCGGAAGCCTCGCCAAACGACAAGGGCGTGGCGATCGCCATGCTGCGCAACGCCGAGGTGGCCGTGGAGTTCCAGCTCCCCATCTGCCAGGACACGGGTACCGCCACGGTCATGGGCAAGAAGGGCCAGCAGGTCTGGACCGGGGTCGACGACGCCGAGTACCTCTCGCGGGGCATCTACCAGACCTACACCGAGGAGAGCCTGCGCTACTCCCAGACCGTGGCCCTCGACATGTACCGGGAGATCAACACCGGCACGAACCTCCCGGCCCAGATCGACCTCTACGCCACGCCCGGCATGGAGTACAAGTTCCTGTTCGTGGCCAAGGGCGGCGGATCGGCCAACAAGACCTACCTGTTCCAGGAGACCAAGGCGCTCCTGACGCCCGAGCGGTTGTTCGGCTTCCTGGTCGAGAAGATGAAGACTCTCGGCACGGCCGCCTGCCCGCCGTACCACCTGGCGTTCGTCATCGGCGGCACGAGCGCCGAGGCGTGCCTCAAGACCGTGAAGCTGGCCAGCACGAGGTACTACGACGCGCTCCCGACCGAGGGCAACGAGCATGGCCAGGCGTTCCGGGATCTCGAACTCGAGCAGAGGCTCCTGGAAGCGGCCTACGGCATCGGCATCGGCGCCCAGTTCGGCGGCAAGTACTTCGCGCACGACGTGCGCGTGATCCGCCTGCCGCGCCACGGCGCGTCCTGCCCGGTGGGGATGGGCGTCTCGTGCTCGGCCGACCGCAACATCAAGGCGAAGATAAACGCCGACGGCGTCTGGGTCGAAGAACTCGACCGCAACCCGGGCCGACTCATCCCGGACTCGTACCGCGGCCAGCACGGCCACGGCTTCCGCATCGACCTCGACCAGGGGATGCGGGCGGTGCTCGCCGAACTCACCAAGCACCCCGTCGCCACGCCGGTGCTGCTCAACGGCACCATCGTCGTCGGGCGCGACATCGCGCACGCCAAGTTCAAGGAACTGCTCGACGCCGGCAAGCCGCTCCCGCAGTACCTCATGGACTACCCGATCTACTACGCCGGCCCCGCCAAGACGCCCGAGGGCAAGGCGTCCGGGTCGTTCGGCCCCACCACCGCCGGCCGCATGGACTCGTACGTCGACCTCCTGCAGGCGCACGGCGCCTCCCTGGTGATGATCGCCAAGGGCAATCGCAGCCAGCAGGTCACCGACGCGTGCAAGAAGTACGGCGGGTTCTACCTGGGCTCCATCGGCGGCCCGGCGGCACTCCTGGCCGAGGAGAACATCAGGCGCGTCGAGTGCATCGATTTTCCCGAGCTGGGCATGGAAGCCGTCTGGAAGATAGACGTGGTGGACTTCCCGGCCTTCATCCTGGTGGACGACAAGGGCAACGACTTCTTCAAGCAGCTCTGA
- a CDS encoding aldehyde dehydrogenase family protein: MECKLYIDGQWITTDSAGPVLNKYDGRTIATLPIAGPAEVDRALAAAAAAAPVMARMPAHERGAILARASALLAARKEDLARTIAGEAGKALKFARIEADRAASTFAVASEEAKRLHGETIPLDAVPAGEGYFGFWLRRPVGVVAAIAPFNFPINLVAHKVAPALAAGNSIVLKPAAWTPLASVILCEILAEAGLPPGAINLVHGPGSRIGPQLVADPRVAKVTFTGSKEVGQDILARAGIKKVTLELGNTSPVVICHDADLDFAASRCAVGAFYNSGQVCISVQRIYCDRRVYEPFLEKLRAATRAMVVGDPLAEGVDVGPMIDARETDRIAAWVDEAKAAGATVVEGGRREGPVYWPTVLTEVTPKMRVVADEAFGPVVAVLPFDDFAEGLRQADDCEYGLQAAVFTQDVDRILMAVRHLNFGGVIVNDTPSFRCDHMPYGGNRQSGLGREGVRFAMEEMTNIQMVAIRSPG; encoded by the coding sequence ATGGAATGCAAGCTTTACATCGACGGGCAGTGGATCACCACCGACAGCGCGGGGCCTGTCCTCAACAAGTACGACGGCCGGACCATCGCCACATTGCCGATCGCCGGCCCGGCCGAAGTCGATCGCGCGCTTGCGGCGGCCGCGGCGGCGGCGCCGGTCATGGCCCGCATGCCGGCCCACGAGCGGGGCGCCATCCTCGCGCGCGCTTCGGCGCTGCTGGCCGCCCGCAAGGAAGATCTGGCCCGCACGATCGCCGGGGAGGCCGGCAAGGCGCTCAAGTTCGCCCGTATCGAGGCGGACCGGGCGGCTTCGACCTTCGCGGTGGCCTCCGAGGAGGCCAAGCGGTTGCACGGCGAGACGATTCCCCTCGACGCCGTGCCGGCCGGCGAGGGGTACTTCGGGTTCTGGCTGCGCCGGCCCGTGGGCGTCGTGGCGGCCATCGCGCCCTTCAACTTCCCCATCAACCTGGTGGCCCACAAGGTCGCCCCGGCGCTTGCCGCCGGCAACTCCATCGTGCTCAAGCCGGCGGCCTGGACGCCCCTGGCGTCGGTGATCCTGTGCGAGATCCTGGCCGAGGCGGGCCTGCCGCCCGGCGCGATCAACCTCGTGCATGGCCCGGGATCGCGCATCGGGCCGCAACTGGTGGCCGATCCCCGGGTCGCCAAGGTCACGTTCACCGGCTCCAAGGAGGTCGGCCAGGACATCCTGGCTCGCGCCGGCATCAAGAAGGTCACGCTGGAACTGGGCAACACCTCGCCGGTCGTGATCTGCCATGACGCCGACCTGGATTTCGCCGCCAGCCGCTGCGCCGTCGGCGCCTTCTACAATTCGGGCCAGGTCTGCATCTCGGTGCAGCGGATCTACTGCGATCGCCGGGTGTACGAGCCCTTCCTCGAGAAGCTGCGGGCCGCCACGCGGGCGATGGTCGTCGGCGATCCCCTCGCCGAGGGCGTGGACGTCGGCCCCATGATCGACGCCCGGGAGACCGATCGCATCGCGGCCTGGGTCGACGAGGCGAAGGCGGCGGGCGCCACGGTCGTGGAGGGCGGCCGGCGCGAGGGACCTGTCTACTGGCCGACCGTCCTCACCGAGGTGACGCCAAAAATGCGGGTCGTGGCCGACGAGGCGTTCGGTCCGGTCGTCGCCGTGCTGCCGTTCGACGATTTCGCCGAAGGCCTCCGCCAGGCTGACGATTGCGAGTACGGCTTGCAGGCGGCTGTTTTCACCCAGGATGTCGATCGCATCCTGATGGCCGTGCGCCACCTCAATTTTGGCGGCGTGATCGTCAACGACACGCCTTCCTTCCGCTGCGACCACATGCCCTACGGCGGCAATCGCCAGAGCGGCCTCGGGCGGGAGGGCGTCCGCTTCGCCATGGAAGAGATGACCAACATCCAGATGGTGGCGATTCGCAGTCCCGGGTAA